The genomic window GAATTTTTGGTAATTTCTGACTCTCTCCTCCTATTCCCATCTTCTCTTCTACACACTGTTGCACAAAGAGTCCTCTATAAGGCTTACTTCTAACTCCACACCCTGGATTTCGTATATCCCAACCATGCCACAAAAGCTATTCAATCTTGAAATTCAAACTcaaagtataggggcacctggctggctcagtcagaggagtgtgtggctcttgatcccagtgttgtgagttcgagtcccatgatgggtgtagagattacttaaataaataaaacttaagaaataaaagactcAAAGTATGATCTTCATTCTTATCCTTTGGATTCTTCTTTCACCAGCTTAAACAACTAAGCTCTTATATGtctaaacagagaaagaaaaagagtaattACAGCACAAGTTTCTACATTTTTACTGTacacaaaacaatgaataaatgatgcTAAAAAGTTGCCTGTTAGTAGGTGATAGCtttttttgttgattgtttgaaTTTCAAATCACATAATTGTATTAACATACACAACATACTTGCCAAGTGCCACGTGCTTTGCCAAcatttaagagttaaaaaaaattaccattgtTATTCATGTATTATGGAtaagacactgaggcacagagaggttaaataacttgcccaaatgTATACATCTAGGACGTTGGAATCTGCACTCAGATAATCTGACTCTGAAGTTCAAACACTGGACTTGCCTGGCAGAGAGCTGATTAAAGTCCTAACCTCATGGCCCATCCCTAAGTTCtatgtttttatatcattaaataagaaaacataaaagcccCTTACCTCATACTTAGCACATAGCAACGAATCACTAAATAGTAGTTCATTTAATCACATATAAACACATCCTAAATAGTTAGAGGTAGAAGTCCTTTCCCATTAAATTCCCTTAGTGACAATTTCAAGGTCTGTAACTTTCGTCCCCACAGAATTAACTTTTTCTAACTTGTGACTAGAGCAAGCTGATGTCATTGCTTTAAAGGTCTCAAGGACATAAAACCTATAtaattcaggtaaaaaaaaaaaaacaccagcacTGCAGCTGCTAGCCCCAACTGCTTTATTTCTGGACAGATTTCCCTTCAGCACTTGGTGGAATCATCCATCTGAAGCCAGCAATATAAAACTTACACACATAGCGTGTGctggaaaggaaacagaatgCCTCCGTCACACTATTTCTGAATGATTATAATCATCCAGTTCTGTGTTAGAAGTCTCCTGACAAACTAGCATAGCCAGCGGAAGTGGTTGGTAGCGACTTTTAATCATTCTGCCATCAATATCATCTGAAAAAGTGCAAAAAATATACCAGGCTTACATCACATCTTCAGTTGACCAGAAACCAATTTTAGAAAATCTTAGAGcagagttacatgctccacttTCTGAAAAATATGATAATAATATAGGTACAAAGGGATGATTTTGCAGAAATCCTGAAGCACTTCTGGTAAAATATCACTAAATATATTTACTGCGCCTTACTACCCAAAACTGAACAGAGCCCATGGGAACTTTGAGGACTCTGGCCATCTTTGTGGAAAAATCGAGGTAAATGGGGTGATTTGATAAGTCCAACTTCAAATTTGTGCTTTTttactggaaaataatttgatattgAAATTCCAAGACCATAATAATTAAGTTCACTTTGGAAGCGCTGGGAGCATCGGAAACAACTTAGGGTGAGTTTTATAGACATTTTTGTGTTATTCTGTTTTTGCTCTTAATTGTTTTTCTCCATGTTTCTGAAATGTATGTAATAGacattagattttcttttcatgcCCTGTATTCTCGGCCAAACTGACACCAAATTTCTACTGCAGTCTGGCACATCTccatttttcaaagcattttttttcatatggctccaaagaaagagaaaaaaaatgatgatgatgaagcaGAAGTCTTCACGGCTCTCCATCTGCACACCCTCTTCTATCTGTGCAGGTGAAATTATCCATGTTGACTTTTTTTATGAatgagctttaaatttttttaatgtttatttatttttgagagacagaaacagagcacacgcaggggaagggcagagagagagagaaacatggaatctgaagcaggttccaggctccaagccatcagcacagagcccagcgcggggctcaaacccacagaccgtgagattatgactcgagcggaagtcggacacccaggctcccctccatgatgatttaaaataaattcccaggggcgcctgggtggctcagccggttaagcatccggcttccggcttcggctcaggtcatgatctcacggttcctggcttcggcccggcgtcgggctctgtgatggcggccagctcagagcctggagcctgtttcagattctgtgtctccctctctctctgacccttccctgctcttgctgtctctctctgtctctcaaaaataaatttaaaaaaataaaataaaataattaaaataaaataaaataaacccctGAATCCATTCTTGTTCAGttcttcatcttttaatttataatcCTCCTTTTGgaattcaataaattaaaaagataacaaatgtaAATCATTCAACAGAGCTTTCTGCAACAGAAGCTTTAAGTGAACCCTCtaagaaaaatttctaaatagTAAATTTAATCTATAACTACATTAAGATGTTACTATAAATTTTACTCTAAGTTCTAGATACCATgagtttaattttaatgttaactGAAATACTTCTCCTACCcccaaaatgtcttcttttcaCATGGCTCTAGTTCACTAGTTCCCTAATTTGATACTACCATAGTCTTTCCTCTGATGCAGACAATAAAAAGAGCCACTGTCTGCAGAAGACAAGCATAATGAGTAATAGGAAATATTCAAGAAGAAAGAGGTAattagaagcagaagagaaagcatTCCCTAGTCTTTTTTTTCATAAGCAATGTGGAGTTATTATCTCTGGCAGAGAGCCTGACCTTGAGGAGTGAGCTAAAGCACCAGTAGTGATCAGTGATGGGAAGAGGTAGCAGGATTATAGGACCTAAGGAGCACGAGGGCGGCTTGCATGGGTTATGGGCGGGCACCCCTGGCAGGCTGTGCAGCAGCATATAGACAAGCGACAGAAGAGAGTCCCCACAAATGCCCAACCAAGCTGGTCTGGGGCACctaggagagaaagaggcaggtcACCAAGACACCTTCCACTTAGCGCCCTAATTCTCACATAACTGAATCCGGTCagaatgggggcagagagagcctgagctCCAGACACAGCTATTACTCCAGTTCTGTGTGAACCTGGGCCAgttgctttccctctctgtgcctcattttccccacctgaaaaatgaaaaacaaaacaaaaagtgcccatcaactgatgaatggataaaggagacctggtatatatacacagtggaatgtCATTCAGCgggaaaaagaatgacatcttgccatttgcaacaacatagatggagctagagagtataacactaagtgaaaagtcagagaaagataattaccaaatgatttcactcatatgtggaatttaagaaacaaaacaaatgaccgaatggggagaaaagagagaggggagagagcacagggtgattaaattttaaaaacatttttaatgcttatttatttttgagagacagcacaagcagtggagggatacagagagagagaatccaaagcagtctccaggctccgaggtctcaaaccaggaaccatgagatcatgacctgagctgaagtctgaggctcaaccgactgagccacccaggtgccccccaaaatgtttttaaatagtgaGTCCTGGgtcaaaaagaaatcaatttaaaagaaaaattttattttacctgtGGGCCAGACAAAGAACTGAACTTTAAGAAGAGGTAAGGATAATCTAGTCAGGACAGTGAGGCTGTTAGTCCTGACCTTGATCTGCAGCTGAAGAATGGACAAGTCTGCCCTCATCTGAGGGATGGAGCAAAAGCAAGCCTCCATCACTCTCTCCAGATTTTCCAAGGTTGTCTGGGTTTTATCCTGCCTcctctaaagaaatatttttttgtttttttgttttaatttttttaatgttttatttatttttgatacagagagagacagagcatgagagggggaggggcagagagagagggagacacagaaccggaagcaggctccaggctctgagctggctgtcagcacagagcctgacacggggctccaacccacgaccgtgagatctgacctgagccaaagtcggaggcttaaccgactgagccacccaggcgccccaagaaatgttaaaaaaaaaaaaaacccacagccacATTGCGGGTTGTCCAGCAGCTTGGCGAAATGCCTCTGCCTTCTGAAAACCAGATCATTCCAATTACGGTCCCAGGGCGTGACAGTGGGAGCCGACAGAGGAACAAGTAGTTTGTGCCAGTGAAAAATGCAGGCAACAGGCAATAAAGAAAAGTGTGCTCCAGGCCAGGATTTgtatgactttgagcaagttattcTCTTGGGGtagaaaaatcttaattttttctcctATAAAGATTTATAACTAAATATAAGCCCTCCCCTCTCCAAGGTTGTTTTACCTCTCTTGGTGAATCACGATTCTCAACCCTGTTATTCCAAAAACGTGTGTgtagcacctactatgtgtccaGCATGATTTAAGGGGCCAAATggggattttaaaataagatcctGGACCATAAATTCTAGATGGAGGGAAAACTCAAAGACAGAAGAAATTAAGTGACCAAATGATTGATGCAGACGctaagtgttatttttttcctaattcttgACAGAGTGTCCAACAAGGAGAATGGAAGAGGCCGGCCTACTCAATCAAACCTCTTCAGTCACATATATTCGGCTTAGAGGCTTATCTGTAAATCAGAAGGTGCAAATGGCTGTGTTTGCCATGTTTCTCACTTTCTACGTCCTGACACTGATTGGGAACATCCTCATTGTCATAACGATTATCTATGACCACCGGCTCCACACCCCTATGTATTTCTTCCTTAGCAACCTGTCTTTTATCGATATCTGCCACTCCACCGTCACCGTCCCCAAGATGCTGGCAGATACATGGTCAGAAGAGAAGCTCATCTCCTTTGATGCCTGTGTCACTCAGATGTTTTTCCTGCACCTCTTTGCCTGCACAGAGATCTTTCTCCTCACCATCATGGCCTATGATCGGTATGTGGCCATTTGCAAGCCCCTGCAGTACATGACACTGATGAACTGGAAAGTGTGTGTGCTGCTGGCTGTGGCCCTCTGGACAGGGGGAACCATCCACTCCATAGCGCTGACCTCCCTCACCATCAAGCTGCCCTACTGTGGTCCTGATGAGATTGATAACTTCTTCTGCGACGTACCGCAGGTGATCAAGCTGGCCTGCACGGATACCCACATCATCGAAATCCTCATCGTCTCCAACAGTGGGCTGATCTCTGTGGTCTGCTTTGTGGTTCTCGTGGTGTCCTACGCAGTCATCCTGGTGAGCCTGAGGCAGCAGCTGTCCGAAGGCAGGCGGAAGGCCTTATCCACCTGTGCAGCCCACCTCACCGTGGTCACACTGTTCCTGGGCCACTGCATCTTCATCTATTCCCGTCCGTCCACCAGCCTCCCTGAGGACAAGGTGGTGGCGGTGTTCTTCACCGCTGTCACCCCCCTGCTGAACCCCATCATCTATACTCTTAGGAATGAAGACATGAAGAATGCCTTGAACAAGTTAATGGGAAGGttggagggaaaagggaaaaaatgacaatGTGTAAGCTAtttctgtaagtttatttattt from Suricata suricatta isolate VVHF042 chromosome 9, meerkat_22Aug2017_6uvM2_HiC, whole genome shotgun sequence includes these protein-coding regions:
- the LOC115302981 gene encoding olfactory receptor 4E1, which encodes MEEAGLLNQTSSVTYIRLRGLSVNQKVQMAVFAMFLTFYVLTLIGNILIVITIIYDHRLHTPMYFFLSNLSFIDICHSTVTVPKMLADTWSEEKLISFDACVTQMFFLHLFACTEIFLLTIMAYDRYVAICKPLQYMTLMNWKVCVLLAVALWTGGTIHSIALTSLTIKLPYCGPDEIDNFFCDVPQVIKLACTDTHIIEILIVSNSGLISVVCFVVLVVSYAVILVSLRQQLSEGRRKALSTCAAHLTVVTLFLGHCIFIYSRPSTSLPEDKVVAVFFTAVTPLLNPIIYTLRNEDMKNALNKLMGRLEGKGKK